One genomic segment of Deinococcus radiopugnans ATCC 19172 includes these proteins:
- a CDS encoding CynX/NimT family MFS transporter, whose translation MSRPDLAAPESLDAPETPDATPPITQRRKPTATPLLILGLIVVALNLRPPIAGFGPLLSQFQAEFQVSAATLSLLTTLPLLCWGLLAPLAPLLSRRYSNETIILFATAVIGLGSVLRIGATLPVILFGTLLVGAGIALNNVLLPSLIRRDYADRVGPMTGLYSLAVVGGAALASGVAVPLMTALGGAWRSSVGVWIGLAVLGVLAWLPAVFGRQTHARPLRGSGPSVWRNPYALPVTLYMGFQSLVFFTWLTWLPKVLQDNGFTAAQAGLLLAFANVVQLPFTLAVPVLAARPRLLVPIAVGTALLSGAGITGLLLSPLTPLPWLFMMGAGAGSMFPLALMFIAVRADGVAQVPQLSAMAQGFGYALAAAGPFIFGALHDWTGDWQVPLIFLLAMTGVVLVTGIAAGRGVRT comes from the coding sequence ATGAGCCGTCCTGACCTCGCCGCCCCCGAGTCGCTGGACGCTCCCGAGACGCCGGACGCCACCCCACCGATCACGCAACGACGCAAGCCCACCGCCACCCCGCTGCTGATCCTGGGGTTGATCGTGGTGGCGCTGAACCTGCGCCCTCCGATTGCCGGGTTTGGGCCGCTGCTGTCGCAGTTTCAGGCCGAGTTTCAGGTCAGTGCGGCCACCCTGAGCCTGCTGACCACGCTGCCGCTGCTGTGCTGGGGCCTGCTGGCCCCCCTCGCCCCGCTGCTGAGCCGCCGCTACAGCAACGAGACCATCATTCTGTTCGCCACCGCTGTGATCGGTCTGGGCAGCGTGCTGCGCATCGGGGCGACGCTGCCGGTCATCCTGTTCGGCACCCTGCTGGTGGGCGCGGGCATCGCCCTGAACAACGTGCTGCTGCCCAGCCTGATCCGGCGCGACTACGCAGACCGGGTGGGGCCGATGACCGGGCTGTACTCGCTGGCGGTGGTGGGCGGCGCGGCGCTGGCCTCGGGGGTGGCGGTGCCGCTGATGACCGCGTTGGGCGGGGCGTGGCGCTCGTCGGTGGGGGTGTGGATCGGGCTGGCCGTGCTGGGCGTGCTGGCGTGGCTGCCCGCCGTCTTCGGGCGGCAGACCCACGCCCGCCCGCTGCGGGGTTCGGGGCCGTCGGTGTGGCGTAACCCCTACGCCCTGCCGGTGACGCTGTACATGGGCTTTCAGTCGCTGGTGTTTTTCACGTGGCTGACGTGGTTGCCCAAGGTCTTGCAGGACAACGGCTTCACGGCGGCGCAGGCGGGCTTGCTGCTGGCCTTTGCCAACGTGGTGCAACTGCCCTTTACGCTGGCGGTGCCGGTGCTGGCGGCGCGGCCCCGATTGCTGGTCCCGATAGCGGTGGGCACGGCGCTGCTCAGCGGGGCCGGCATCACGGGCCTGTTGCTGTCGCCGCTGACGCCGCTGCCCTGGCTGTTCATGATGGGCGCGGGCGCGGGCAGCATGTTTCCGCTGGCCCTGATGTTTATCGCGGTGCGGGCGGACGGCGTGGCACAGGTGCCGCAGCTCTCGGCGATGGCGCAGGGCTTCGGCTACGCGCTGGCGGCGGCGGGGCCGTTCATCTTCGGGGCGCTGCACGACTGGACGGGCGACTGGCAGGTGCCGCTGATCTTCCTGCTGGCGATGACCGGAGTGGTGCTGGTCACTGGAATAGCGGCGGGACGAGGCGTCAGAACCTGA